The sequence below is a genomic window from Streptomyces sp. NBC_00582.
AGCATCCAGTGCGAGAGCCGCGCGTCGGAGAAATCGGCTGGGCCGTGGAAGCAGGCGCGTCCGTCGCGCGCGTACGGCAGGCTGAACGACACCTCGCCGAACGATGCGCCCGCGAACGTCGTGCTCCCGTGAAACTGCGTACCGGTGAAGTCCCCGTGTGCCAGGTGGCATCCGCTCATATCGAAGTTGATCAGTGTGGCTCCGGAGAGCCGTAGGCGTATGTCCTCCCAGATCGACCGGTTGGCGGAGGGGCGTGTGCGGTCGGCGAGCAGCCGCTGAGCGTCCCGCCGCGTTCGTACTTCACCGAACTGGGAGGCAGTCAGCGCGAAGACGTCGGCGGTGACGTCGAAAGCCAGCGGCATCCGCAGATACGCGCACACGGTGTCCACCACACGCTGCCTGAGCTCGGGTTCGGCGTCCCCGAGTTCACCGAGGATGCGCAGGCCGGCGATGCGGACCTCGGGGTCGGGATCGGCGAGCTGACCGTGGTACGGCGCGACGGACGCGTCGGGGATCAGGCGCGCGTCGCACCCGTCCGCGGTTCCCGGCGTGGCCGCGGTCCAGCCGAGGGGCCAGACCTGTTCTCCGGCATGGGCGGTGTGCGAGAGCCCGGCACCGGTGAGGTCGGCCGAGGGCTGCACGAGGTGGACCCGTCCACCGAAGACGGCCTGGTGGAACAACGCCTCGCCGCCGAAGCGCGCCTTCCAGAACCAGGCGGCCCTCTCGAACCGGGCGTGAGTGAACGACACCCGGCCGTTGAAACGCGCCCCGTCGCCGCCTTCCTCCCAGCTTTGGTAGTCGTCCTCCAGTACGGCCAGGGGCCACAGCGGGTCGTCCTCGTTCAGTTCGCCCCAGGCGACGGGACGCCATGCCTCGACCTGCTCCCACGCCAGGTCGTCCTCGGGAAGCGCTTCCTCTCCCCGGCCGAACCAGGCGATCCCCTGGAAGCGGGCGCCCGAGAAGTCGGCGCCTGCCCGGAACCTGGTACGCCCGAACACGGCCGTGTCGCCGAACCGGGCAGCCGCGAAGCGCGCGTCCTTCTCGAAGACCGCCCTCTCGAACAGTGCCTCCCTGGTGAAGCGCGCGCCGTCGAACACGCACGCGCCACGGAAGTGAGTGTCCGCGAAGCGGACCCGGCCGAAACGGCAGCCGGTGAAGTCGACGTCCGGCAGTACCGAGCCGCTCAGGTCGATGTCCAGGCAGTCCTCGCAGTCGGCACCGCACACGGAACCGACCGGGACCTGGTCTGTGACCGGATGCCGGCGCGCCAG
It includes:
- a CDS encoding pentapeptide repeat-containing protein is translated as MADTVCRYLRDPVVQAADGSVGLRAAAAATLAALARRHPVTDQVPVGSVCGADCEDCLDIDLSGSVLPDVDFTGCRFGRVRFADTHFRGACVFDGARFTREALFERAVFEKDARFAAARFGDTAVFGRTRFRAGADFSGARFQGIAWFGRGEEALPEDDLAWEQVEAWRPVAWGELNEDDPLWPLAVLEDDYQSWEEGGDGARFNGRVSFTHARFERAAWFWKARFGGEALFHQAVFGGRVHLVQPSADLTGAGLSHTAHAGEQVWPLGWTAATPGTADGCDARLIPDASVAPYHGQLADPDPEVRIAGLRILGELGDAEPELRQRVVDTVCAYLRMPLAFDVTADVFALTASQFGEVRTRRDAQRLLADRTRPSANRSIWEDIRLRLSGATLINFDMSGCHLAHGDFTGTQFHGSTTFAGASFGEVSFSLPYARDGRACFHGPADFSDARLSHWMLRHCLFRADDSVRGTGATQDLVRMLLGARGASAPSDITAGFRKALLTAGSETPDNLACVEHLEYGTVPGPPYAPERERSGLKITGTDVLVSDVARRIEDTPVPASVAGDFPELTPEQWSAATRVITLLLGALEAD